One window from the genome of Faecalibacterium sp. HTF-F encodes:
- a CDS encoding DUF7007 domain-containing protein: MPRKRTGYDAACYYDGKLLGRCTKADSDAYTLLMNACGGEAARVLREYAYFSPELKAILEKAALMQADRSRTGGMFHAPKSSPWGEVQNCETLCPGAFLVSTASHGGTMVANEVAAVLSPAAKKCGFKDKGYICYEEDAQESVVLRELLDKKLWKIPDRIKDKGQFEEKLNQSIRQYHPEYWRARQSGREAAEAARSTAPAKEAAR, translated from the coding sequence ATGCCACGCAAACGGACGGGCTATGACGCGGCCTGCTATTACGACGGAAAACTGCTGGGCCGCTGTACCAAAGCGGACAGCGACGCCTATACCCTGTTGATGAACGCCTGCGGCGGGGAGGCTGCCCGTGTTCTTCGGGAATATGCCTATTTTTCCCCAGAACTGAAAGCCATCTTGGAAAAGGCGGCGCTCATGCAGGCGGACCGGAGCCGGACGGGCGGAATGTTCCATGCGCCGAAAAGCTCCCCGTGGGGCGAGGTGCAGAATTGTGAAACCCTCTGTCCGGGGGCGTTTCTGGTATCTACCGCCAGCCACGGCGGAACGATGGTGGCAAACGAGGTAGCCGCTGTTCTCTCCCCAGCGGCCAAAAAATGCGGCTTCAAGGACAAGGGCTATATCTGCTATGAGGAGGACGCACAGGAAAGCGTAGTGCTCCGGGAGCTGCTGGACAAAAAGCTGTGGAAAATCCCTGACCGCATTAAGGACAAAGGACAGTTTGAAGAAAAACTCAATCAGTCCATCCGGCAGTATCACCCCGAATACTGGCGGGCAAGGCAGAGCGGACGAGAGGCCGCCGAAGCTGCCCGCAGCACAGCCCCGGCCAAAGAGGCCGCAAGATAA
- a CDS encoding recombinase family protein: protein MLRQTNQQPITALYPRLSHEDELQGESNSISNQKRILETYAKQNGFSNLRWYTDDGYSGANFQRPGFQAMLADIEAGKVGTVIVKDMSRLGRNYLQVGMYTEMIFPQKGVRFIAINDGVDSAQGDNDFAPLRNIFNEWLVRDTSKKIKAVKRSKGMSGKPVTSKPVYGYLMDEDENFIIDEEAAPVVKQIYRLCLAGNGPTKIARMLTEQEIPTPGTLEYRRTGSTRRYHPGYECKWATNTVVHILENREYMGCLVNFKTEKPSYKTKHSVENPIEKQAIFENHHEPIIDTQTWERVQELRKQRKRPNRYDEVGLFSGMLFCADCGSVMYQQRYQTDKRKQDCYICGNYKKRTHDCTAHFIRTDLLTAGVLSNLRKVTSYAAKHEARFMKLLIEQNEDGGKRRNAAKKKELEAAEKRIGELSAIFKRLYEDSVTGRISDERFTELSADYEAEQRELKERAAAIQAELSKAQEATVNAEKFMNVVRRHTSFEELTPTLLREFVEKIVVHECSYDENKTRRQDIEIYYSFVGKVDLPE, encoded by the coding sequence GACGAGCTGCAAGGCGAAAGCAATTCCATTTCCAATCAGAAGCGTATCCTTGAAACCTATGCAAAGCAGAACGGCTTTTCCAATCTGCGCTGGTACACGGACGACGGTTATTCTGGTGCGAACTTTCAAAGACCCGGTTTTCAAGCCATGCTTGCAGACATTGAAGCCGGAAAAGTCGGGACAGTTATCGTAAAGGATATGTCGAGGTTAGGGCGAAACTACCTACAAGTGGGAATGTACACAGAAATGATTTTCCCACAGAAAGGTGTCCGCTTCATCGCTATCAATGATGGAGTGGACAGTGCACAGGGCGACAATGATTTTGCCCCTTTGCGGAACATTTTCAACGAATGGCTGGTGAGAGATACGAGCAAGAAAATTAAAGCTGTAAAACGGTCAAAAGGCATGAGTGGCAAGCCTGTTACGAGCAAACCCGTGTACGGCTACCTCATGGACGAGGACGAAAACTTCATCATTGACGAGGAAGCCGCACCCGTAGTCAAGCAGATATACCGTCTGTGCCTTGCCGGGAACGGTCCGACCAAGATAGCCCGTATGCTGACCGAGCAGGAAATCCCAACGCCGGGAACGCTGGAATACCGCAGGACGGGCAGCACACGCCGCTATCACCCCGGCTATGAGTGCAAATGGGCGACAAATACCGTGGTGCATATCCTTGAAAACCGGGAGTACATGGGCTGTCTGGTGAACTTCAAGACGGAGAAACCGTCCTACAAGACCAAACACAGCGTAGAAAATCCCATTGAGAAACAGGCGATTTTCGAGAACCACCATGAGCCTATCATTGACACCCAGACATGGGAGCGCGTGCAGGAATTACGCAAACAGCGCAAGCGTCCGAACCGCTATGATGAAGTGGGCTTATTTTCCGGTATGCTCTTTTGCGCGGACTGCGGCAGCGTCATGTATCAGCAGCGTTACCAGACCGATAAGCGAAAACAGGACTGCTATATCTGTGGGAATTACAAGAAGCGTACCCATGACTGCACCGCGCATTTTATCCGCACTGACCTTTTGACTGCGGGCGTTCTCTCCAATCTGCGGAAAGTGACGAGCTATGCGGCAAAGCATGAAGCCCGGTTTATGAAGCTGCTGATCGAGCAGAACGAGGACGGCGGCAAACGCCGGAACGCCGCTAAGAAAAAGGAACTGGAAGCCGCTGAAAAGCGTATCGGTGAGCTTTCCGCTATTTTCAAGCGGCTGTATGAGGACAGCGTGACCGGGCGCATATCAGACGAGCGTTTCACAGAACTGTCGGCAGACTATGAAGCAGAGCAACGGGAGCTGAAAGAAAGAGCCGCTGCTATCCAAGCGGAGCTTTCCAAAGCACAGGAAGCCACCGTGAACGCAGAAAAGTTTATGAATGTTGTCCGGCGGCATACCAGCTTTGAAGAACTTACCCCCACTCTGCTGCGGGAGTTTGTAGAGAAAATCGTTGTGCATGAGTGCAGCTATGACGAGAACAAGACCCGCAGACAGGACATTGAGATTTATTATTCTTTTGTTGGCAAGGTGGACTTGCCCGAATAA
- a CDS encoding VirB6/TrbL-like conjugal transfer protein, CD1112 family, with the protein MDFIIDAIVEWLKGLLVDGIMGNLDGLFDNVNQSVGEIATQVGTTPADWNAGVFSMIRQISETAILPIAGVILTFVMTYELIQMLIERNNLHEVDTWMFFKWVFKTFVAVMILTNTFNIVLAVFDVSQHVIQQSAGIIQNGTEITPDVLDSLRTELEAMELGPLFGLWLQSFLIQLTMIALNIVIFVIVYGRMIEIYLLTSLAPIPFATVPNREIGHMGQNYFRSLFAVGFQGLLILVCVAIYAVLIQSIAADGDPIGAIWGCVGYTVLLCFTLFKTGSLAKSIFGCH; encoded by the coding sequence ATGGACTTTATCATCGACGCAATCGTTGAATGGCTGAAAGGTCTGCTCGTCGATGGTATCATGGGAAATCTGGACGGCCTTTTCGATAACGTCAATCAGAGCGTTGGCGAAATCGCCACACAGGTAGGCACGACCCCGGCGGACTGGAACGCCGGGGTCTTTTCCATGATACGACAGATCTCCGAAACTGCCATTCTGCCAATCGCCGGGGTCATCCTCACTTTTGTTATGACCTATGAACTGATACAGATGCTCATAGAACGCAACAACCTACATGAAGTTGACACATGGATGTTTTTTAAGTGGGTGTTCAAAACCTTTGTGGCTGTGATGATCCTGACGAATACCTTCAATATCGTGCTGGCGGTCTTTGATGTGAGCCAGCATGTGATACAGCAGTCAGCGGGCATTATCCAGAATGGGACAGAGATCACGCCGGATGTGCTGGACAGTCTGCGGACAGAACTTGAAGCGATGGAGTTAGGCCCTCTGTTCGGACTCTGGCTACAATCCTTCCTGATCCAGCTTACCATGATTGCCTTAAACATCGTGATCTTCGTCATCGTATATGGCCGTATGATTGAAATTTATTTACTCACAAGTTTAGCGCCTATCCCGTTTGCCACCGTCCCCAACAGGGAAATCGGACACATGGGGCAGAACTATTTCCGCTCCCTCTTTGCGGTGGGCTTTCAAGGTCTATTGATCTTAGTCTGTGTCGCCATCTATGCGGTGCTGATCCAGAGTATCGCCGCCGACGGCGACCCCATCGGGGCGATCTGGGGATGCGTGGGATATACGGTGTTGCTGTGTTTTACCTTATTCAAAACAGGCAGTCTTGCAAAATCCATCTTCGGCTGCCATTAA
- a CDS encoding septation protein SpoVG family protein, whose product MPRRYKQGADGQPHPAFYGKFPEEFSKADTMRFMVETDLKLSGCVSADTLAALRAEGYAYKDGNLVPAGKEETMQEKVANTTPAAPLKLDVSVRVIEPMKNLMGFASVKFNDCFVVENLKIVQGSKGLFLGMPSQPDGKGGYRDMAYPVTKEFREQLNTAVLQAYEAKLEQMAERGSVGRASISDQLKAGKAAAEQAKAERPPKEKPSRSAER is encoded by the coding sequence ATGCCCCGGCGTTACAAACAGGGTGCGGACGGACAGCCGCACCCGGCTTTCTACGGAAAGTTCCCCGAAGAATTTTCTAAAGCAGACACCATGCGCTTTATGGTGGAAACCGATCTGAAACTGTCCGGGTGCGTATCGGCGGACACGCTGGCGGCACTCCGGGCGGAAGGCTATGCCTACAAGGACGGGAACCTTGTTCCCGCCGGAAAGGAGGAAACCATGCAGGAAAAGGTTGCAAACACCACCCCGGCCGCACCGTTGAAGCTGGATGTAAGCGTGCGGGTCATCGAACCTATGAAAAATCTGATGGGCTTTGCCAGCGTGAAATTCAATGACTGCTTTGTGGTGGAAAATCTGAAAATCGTACAGGGCAGCAAGGGCCTCTTTCTTGGGATGCCCAGCCAGCCGGACGGCAAAGGCGGCTACCGGGATATGGCCTACCCTGTCACAAAGGAGTTCCGAGAACAGCTCAACACCGCTGTTCTGCAAGCCTATGAGGCAAAGCTGGAACAGATGGCGGAGCGCGGCTCTGTGGGGCGTGCGTCCATCAGCGACCAGCTCAAAGCCGGAAAAGCGGCTGCCGAACAGGCAAAGGCAGAGCGGCCTCCGAAGGAAAAGCCCAGCCGCAGTGCAGAGCGTTGA